One window from the genome of Helicoverpa armigera isolate CAAS_96S chromosome 4, ASM3070526v1, whole genome shotgun sequence encodes:
- the LOC110384187 gene encoding tRNA-dihydrouridine(20a/20b) synthase [NAD(P)+]-like — protein sequence MKNKLNIIDLFDEARGNQSYLKVCAPMVRYSKVQFRTLVKNYGVDLCFSPMILADSFCQNSKARHNEFATTVSDSPLIVQFAANNRDDFVDASKLVYEYADGVDLNCGCPQKWAMKDGYGCALLSKPEVIHDLVRGIRNSLPNSFSVSVKIRILKELNRTIEMCQQLEKCGVSFLTVHGRTPTQKSGDKVNAAALRDVVDSVKIPIIANGGIKTLDDADNLYEQVKCSGIMAASGLLTNPALFSGATKTPLSCVKMWMDMKDKESDKITFQCYHHHLVFMLEKVLNKQEKQVFNHLKSFESVDVFLQEYLLNSVNDNIEFKYNLDEFINCEFADEITLKHSTKCRGCGKSMTYCICNKYDSNITDGNYFVSCVKDSESVDYMDLNIFDETC from the exons atgaagaataaattaaatatcataGATTTGTTTGATGAAGCAAGGGGCAATCAAAGCTATCTAAAAGTTTGCGCTCCCATGGTTAGATACAGCAAAGTGCAGTTTAGGACACTTGTTAAGAA CTATGGCGTCGACTTATGCTTTTCTCCAATGATATTAGCAGACTCATTTTGTCAAAACTCAAAGGCTCGCCACAATGAGTTTGCAACAACAGTCAGTGATTCTCCCTTGATTGTTCAATTTGCAGCAAACAATCGAGATGACTTTGTTGATGCCTCAAAACTGGTGTACGAGTACGCAGATGGTGTGGATTTGAACTGTGGCTGCCCACAAAAATGGGCCATGAAAGATGGTTATGGTTGTGCCCTATTATCAAAACCTGAAGTAATACATGACTTAGTAAGAGGTATCAGGAACAGTTTGCCTAATAGTTTTAGTGTTTCtgttaaaataagaatattgaAAGAACTGAATCGTACCATTGAGATGTGCCAGCAGTTAGAAAAGTGTGGAGTAAGTTTCTTAACAGTTCATGGAAGGACTCCTACACAGAAAAGTGGAGATAAAGTTAATGCAGCTGCTCTACGTGATGTGGTGGATTCTGTGAAGATACCTATCATTGCAAATGGAGGTATAAAGACATTGGATGATGCTGATAATTTGTATGAACAAGTCAAATGTAGTGGTATAATGGCTGCTAGTGGCCTTTTGACCAATCCTGCATTATTTAGCGGAGCTACAAAGACTCCCTTAAGTTGTGTAAAAATGTGGATGGACATGAAAGATAAAGAAagtgacaaaataacatttcaatgtTACCATCACCACTTAGTTTTTATGTtagaaaaagtattaaataaacaagAGAAACAAGTGTTCAATCATTTAAAGTCATTTGAAAGTGTTGATGTGTTCTTACaggaatatttattgaattctgTTAATGATAATATAGAGTTTAAGTATAATTTAGATGAATTTATCAATTGTGAATTTGCTGATGAGATTACACTAAAACATTCTACAAAATGTAGAGGTTGTGGTAAAAGTATGACCTATTGCATTTGCAATAAATATGATTCCAATATAACTGATGGGAATTATTTCGTATCCTGTGTTAAAGATAGCGAATCAGTTGATTATatggatttaaatatttttgatgaaacttgttaA
- the LOC110384155 gene encoding transmembrane protein 242 — translation MDAVEKEERLHRIKAGAFLAAVAGISAFVGFGATLSTARKTDPKYFSKGLHGSPELADAGAILALRALGWGTVYAITGTTCLCYGIWKLSGAKDLKDFRVKMGNMLPVLPKNNPPTSRTEFTGLNDLMTYLSEEYGKPVKEK, via the exons ATGGATGCCGTGGAGAAAGAAGAGCGTCTCCACCGaataaaag ctgGTGCATTTCTGGCTGCAGTAGCGGGGATATCTGCTTTTGTAGGTTTTGGCGCAACACTCTCAACTGCTAGGAAAACAGATCCAAAATACTTTAGCAAGG gTCTACACGGTAGCCCAGAGTTAGCAGATGCAGGTGCTATTCTAGCACTGAGAGCTCTTGGTTGGGGCACTGTTTATGCCATTACTGGCACCACATGCTTGTGCTATGGAATATGGAAACTATCTGGTGCTAAAGAT CTTAAAGACTTCAGGGTGAAAATGGGTAACATGTTGCCTGTTCTACCAAAGAACAACCCGCCCACATCAAGAACAGAATTCACTGGACTTAATGACCTGATGACCTATCTCTCAGAAGAATATGGGAAACCAGTgaaggaaaaataa
- the LOC110384154 gene encoding programmed cell death protein 2, protein MATGNKVDIGFLEEKSSWLLHPKFFPSKVGGKPAWLDLKDLPNPKELTCNKCDDPLVFLCQIYAPYEETSNAFHRTVFLFVCRNGSCCQTNASDSFKVLRCQLPRKNDYYSFEPYEEIETHDFPMDDWPKLCDVCGLRGPSHCSKCKKTYYCSRKHQILDWQKGHKQVCPDLQTTDKKPNNFVVTEAGKSLLFKEWELIVDEEDEEDSKDVDVGEEMDKLRKLMQEKRAGTLSNVSEDELEQYTKTMPEDKVFNKFSKRVARHPDQVLRYDRGGHPLWITGNSGNSLVNVPNCQYCNGERQFEFQIMPQLLNFIGVGIEINSIDWGVLVVYTCKSSCDQGPAYKEEIIIKQDLSS, encoded by the exons ATGGCTACCGGTAATAAAGTCGATATCGgatttttagaagaaaagagcAGTTGGCTTCTGCATCCAAAATTTTTTCCCAGTAAAGTAGGTGGAAAACCAGCATGGTTGGATCTGAAAGATTTGCCAAACCCAAAGGAACTCACTTGCAATAAGTGTGATGATCCATTAGTCTTTCTCTGTCAG ATATACGCACCATATGAAGAGACCAGTAATGCTTTCCACAGGacagtgtttttatttgtatgcagAAATGGGTCGTGTTGTCAAACTAATGCATCGGATAGTTTCAAAGTGTTACGCTGTCAGCTACCAAGGAAAAATGACTATTATTCATTTGAGCCATATGAAGAAATAGAGACTCAT GATTTTCCAATGGATGACTGGCCTAAGTTGTGCGATGTCTGTGGTTTAAGAGGACCTTCACATTGTTCTAAATGCAAGAAAACTTATTACTGCAGTCGAAAACATCAAATACTTGATTGGCAAAAAGGTCATAAGCAAGTTTGTCCAGATTTGCAG acaaCTGACAAGAAACCCAACAATTTTGTAGTTACTGAGGCAGGCAAATCGTTACTCTTCAAAGAATGGGAACTTATAGTAGATGAAGAGGATGAG GAGGATTCAAAAGATGTAGACGTTGGTGAAGAAATGGATAAATTGAGAAAATTGATGCAAGAAAAAAGAGCAGGCACATTAAGCAATGTTAGTGAAGATGAACTGGAACAGTACACAAAAACTATGCCAGAAGataaagttttcaataaattcagTAAAAGGGTAGCTAGGCACCCAGACCAAGTGCTCAGATATGACAGAGGAGGTCATCCACTGTGGATCACTGGTAACTCTGGCAACAGTCTAGTGAATGTGCCTAATTGCCAATATTGTAACGGAGAAAGACAATTTGAATTCCAG ATCATGCCACAACTTCTCAACTTTATTGGTGTTGGCATAGAAATCAACAGCATTGACTGGGGGGTACTTGTAGTGTACACGTGTAAGTCTAGTTGTGATCAAGGGCCAGCATACAAGgaagaaattattataaaacaagatTTATCCAGttaa